One genomic segment of Brachyhypopomus gauderio isolate BG-103 chromosome 19, BGAUD_0.2, whole genome shotgun sequence includes these proteins:
- the sema4e gene encoding semaphorin-4E, which translates to MLSLLLLCVWVPGLLSAPEDWPAHSEPRKNFSLGGNGGRVFREQGVWNYSTMLLREDLGLLILGAREAIFALELSNITHKRAMVKWQVTGEMQERCSRKGKNLEIECQNYIRILHRMRDGRMYVCGTSAFSPTCDIMSYTNDTLTLEDKKEDGKGKCPFDPFQRYASELVDGELFSATSINFLGSEPVMMRSSAETVRTEFKTSWLNEPNFIGMEHIAEGEENPEGDDDKIYLFFVETAVEYDFYNRLEVSRVARVCKSDMGGQRTLQRKWTSFVKARLDCPVRDSSLPLIMQDVFRFCPGNWSTCVFYAVFTPQDTSHYSAVCAYKVTDIGEVFSHGKFKTPVTVETSFVKWVMYSGDLPFPRPGACINNEARDKGFLKSLDLPDKTLQFIRDRPLMDQAVLPINERPLLVKKGPAFTRIVVARTTALDGSSHEVMFIGTESGSILKAVNYDGEMVIIEEMQVFQQSEPVKILRLSLTVGLLYAGSEVAAGQVPLSSCRLYPSCLDCVLARDPYCGWDLAAKECVGVNNVRPDTHSQVVQSLMDGDASRCPLVGGVKAVNVSFLPGFSIKLQCQPGSNLAQVQWHRDGRPVVSSDTHHIHRDGLVILNASASAAGRYTCGCVESSHGRDYVTQNITYDLRPGSRSLVETSRLEPRMQGEQHTLVVLQVMVVVLSLTLAGLMVWNFYKGHFHLAGLCRHEQGQSIVLDSAPRESSNSNNNHNRSFERSNAEEKDGLNKAHT; encoded by the exons ATGCTGTCTCTCCTGCTGCTGTGCGTGTGGGTCCCGGGCCTGCTGTCTGCCCCCGAGGACTGGCCCGCCCACAGCGAGCCACGGAAGAACTTCAGCCTCGGGG GTAACGGCGGGCGTGTGTTTCGAGAGCAGGGGGTGTGGAACTACTCCACCATGCTGCTGAGGGAAGATCTGGGTCTGCTCATCTTGGGAGCCAGGGAAGCTATCTTTGCCCTGGAGCTCTCCAACATCACCCACAAGAGAGCCATG GTCAAGTGGCAAGTGACCGGTGAGATGCAAGAGAGATGTTCACGCAAAGGAAAGAATTTGGAG ATCGAGTGTCAGAACTACATCCGGATTCTCCACCGAATGAGAGACGggaggatgtatgtgtgtggaacCAGTGCATTTAGTCCCACCTGTGACATCATG TCATATACAAACGACACGCTGACACTGGAAGACAAAAAGGAGGACGGGAAAGGAAAGTGTCCGTTTGATCCTTTCCAGAGATACGCCTCAGAACTCGTTG ACGGTGAACTATTCTCCGCAACTTCAATCAACTTCCTGGGCTCGGAACCGGTCATGATGCGTAGCTCCGCCGAAACGGTTCGCACGGAATTCAAGACCTCCTGGCTCAATG AGCCCAATTTCATTGGCATGGAGCACATAGCTGAGGGGGAAGAGAACCCAGAGGGGGACGATGACAAAATATACCTGTTCTTCGTCGAAACCGCGGTGGAGTACGACTTCTACAACAGGCTGGAGGTGTCGCGCGTTGCGCGCGTCTGCAAG AGCGACATGGGCGGGCAGAGGACGTTACAGAGGAAGTGGACCTCGTTCGTAAAGGCTCGCTTGGACTGTCCCGTCCGTGACAGCAGCCTCCCGCTCATCATGCAGGACGTGTTCCGGTTCTGCCCCGGGAACTGGAGCACCTGCGTGTTTTACGCAGTCTTCACCCCTCA GGACACTTCGCACTACTCTGCGGTGTGCGCGTACAAGGTCACGGACATTGGGGAGGTTTTCTCACACGGCAAATTCAAGACGCCGGTGACTGTGGAAACGTCGTTTGTCAAGTGGGTGATGTACAGCGGCGACCTGCCCTTCCCTCGCCCGGGAGCT TGTATTAATAACGAAGCCAGAGATAAGGGGTTTCTTAAGTCTCTCGATCTCCCCGACAAAACCCTTCAGTTTATCAGAGACAGGCCGCTAATGGACCAGGCAGTCCTGCCAATCAacgagcgccccctgctggttaAAAAAGGACCCGCGTTTACGCGTATAGTCGTGGCCAGGACAACCGCCTTGGACGGAAGCAGTCATGAAGTCATGTTCATCGGGACAG aaagcGGGTCGATACTGAAGGCAGTGAACTACGACGGCGAGATGGTAATAATAGAGGAGATGCAGGTCTTTCAGCAGTCCGAGCCCGTGAAAATACTCCGCCTCTCCCTTACCGTG GGTCTGCTGTACGCTGGGTCCGAAGTGGCGGCTGGGCAAGTGCCGCTGAGCTCGTGCCGTCTCTACCCGTCCTGTCTGGACTGCGTGCTGGCCAGAGACCCCTACTGTGGCTGGGACCTCGCTGCTAAGGAGTGCGTAGGCGTCAACAACGTTCGCCCAGACACGCAcag TCAGGTGGTTCAGAGCCTCATGGATGGCGACGCTAGCCGCTGCCCCCTAGTGG gtGGCGTTAAGGCCGTGAACGTCTCCTTCCTCCCGGGGTTCAGTATTAAACTGCAGTGCCAGCCAGGGTCCAACCTGGCCCAGGTGCAGTGGCACAGAGACGGACGCCCAGTGGTCAGCTCCGACACCCACCACATCCACCGCGACGGCCTGGTCATCCTCAACGCCTCGGCCTCGGCCGCCGGCCGCTACACCTGCGGCTGTGTGGAGTCCTCCCACGGCAGGGACTACGTTACCCAGAATATCACGTACGACCTGAGGCCAGGGTCCCGCTCCTTGGTGGAGACTTCGAGGTTGGAGCCCCGTATGCAGGGAGAACAGCACACCCTAGTGGTGCTGCAGGTGATGGTGGTCGTCCTGTCACTGACACTAGCAGGGCTAATGGTTTGGAATTTCTACAAAGGACACTTTCACTTAGCGGGACTCTGTCGACACGAACAGGGACAGTCGATCGTCCTCGATTCGGCACCCAGGGAGAGCAGCAACAGCAATAACAACCACAACAGAAGCTTTGAGCGCTCAAACGCAGAGGAGAAAGACGGTTTGAACAAGGCCCACACATAG
- the stap2a gene encoding signal-transducing adaptor protein 2a isoform X1 codes for MAAAPVKQRTGGTRAQLPPCYYEGYLEKRGSKEKVSRRLWTCLCGNTLFFFNNTKDSHYVEKLDLSGFVSLIDDCGRDRNLEAARLNLRMKDGEIKLTAPNLEARELWKGFIYSVVDLTVPTTLTLLPGQVQVLKEVVEKERYRRRAARSLARAPASPLSVPLVGEIPACFRPVSRTEAEVLLERHPDCGNMLLRPGRDGSSLAVTTRQDLNGSVFRHYRVTQKPQGGYIIDVENPIPCATLYDVINALVEKTAGTLQPFLLEEPYEENITYISSNDENGERTLHCTSMPTFSRAPTLPPKGSDKWTLRAQSKSPSPSHRSLSPPGSPSSPMRRLVLSPSPLSQTAFTEELKQKLEKRRTSQE; via the exons ATGGCGGCGGCACCAGTCAAGCAGCGGACCGGCGGAACCCGAGCGCAGCTCCCGCCCTGCTACTACGAGGGCTATCTGGAAAAACGAGGATCTAAAGAAAAG GTGTCCCGACGTCTGTGGACATGCTTGTGTGGCAACACATTATTTTTCTTCAACAATACGAAGGACTCGCAT TACGTGGAGAAGCTGGACCTGAGCGGCTTCGTGTCCCTGATCGACGACTGCGGCCGCGACCGGAACCTGGAGGCGGCCAGACTGAACCTGCGGATGAAGGACGGCGAGATCAAACTCACC gcCCCTAACCTGGAGGCACGGGAGCTATGGAAAGGCTTCATCTACTCTGTAGTTGAT CTGACGGTGCCCACCACGCTGACGCTGCTGCCGGGGCAGGTGCAGGTGCtgaaggaggtggtggagaaggagagataCCGGAGGAGGGCCGCGCGCTCCCTGGCCCGGGCCCCCGCCTCCCCGCTCTCTGTCCCGCTGGTGGGGGAGATCCCTGC CTGCTTCAGGCCCGTGTCCCGCACGGAGGCCGAGGTCCTGCTGGAGAGACACCCTGACTGCGGGAACATGCTCCTAAGACCAGGACGGGACGGCAGCTCCCTCGCCGTAACCACACGACAAGACCTCAACGG CTCGGTCTTCAGGCACTACCGGGTGACACAGAAGCCGCAGGGTGGATACATCATCGATGTGGAGAACCCC ATACCGTGCGCCACTCTCTATGATGTCATCAATGCTCTGGTGGAGAAGACTGCAGGAACGCTCCAACCTTTTCTACTGGAGGAGCCGTACGAGGAGAATATca CGTACATCTCCTCCAACGATGAGAATGGAGAACGAACTCTTCACTGCACGTCAATGCCCACTTTCTCCCGAGCACCCACGCTGCCCCCTAAAG GGTCAGATAAATGGACGTTGAGAGCACAGTCTAAATCCCCAAGTCCCTCACACAGGTCGTTAAGCCCTCCAGGGTCCCCGTCTAGTCCAATGAGACGACTCGTCTTGTCTCCCTCGCCGCTGTCACAGA CAGCATTCACCGAAGAGCTGAAACAGAAGTTGGAGAAGAGACGCACCAGTCAGGAGTGA
- the stap2a gene encoding signal-transducing adaptor protein 2a isoform X2, translating into MAAAPVKQRTGGTRAQLPPCYYEGYLEKRGSKEKVSRRLWTCLCGNTLFFFNNTKDSHYVEKLDLSGFVSLIDDCGRDRNLEAARLNLRMKDGEIKLTAPNLEARELWKGFIYSVVDLTVPTTLTLLPGQVQVLKEVVEKERYRRRAARSLARAPASPLSVPLVGEIPACFRPVSRTEAEVLLERHPDCGNMLLRPGRDGSSLAVTTRQDLNGTVCMFLCPLLMVTTSLVHSPSLPPSLPPSLSPSVPPSLTHPRSPVVHSRTSRLLLPQLLHQLGLQALPGDTEAAGWIHHRCGEPRTYGSVFPKQTDAT; encoded by the exons ATGGCGGCGGCACCAGTCAAGCAGCGGACCGGCGGAACCCGAGCGCAGCTCCCGCCCTGCTACTACGAGGGCTATCTGGAAAAACGAGGATCTAAAGAAAAG GTGTCCCGACGTCTGTGGACATGCTTGTGTGGCAACACATTATTTTTCTTCAACAATACGAAGGACTCGCAT TACGTGGAGAAGCTGGACCTGAGCGGCTTCGTGTCCCTGATCGACGACTGCGGCCGCGACCGGAACCTGGAGGCGGCCAGACTGAACCTGCGGATGAAGGACGGCGAGATCAAACTCACC gcCCCTAACCTGGAGGCACGGGAGCTATGGAAAGGCTTCATCTACTCTGTAGTTGAT CTGACGGTGCCCACCACGCTGACGCTGCTGCCGGGGCAGGTGCAGGTGCtgaaggaggtggtggagaaggagagataCCGGAGGAGGGCCGCGCGCTCCCTGGCCCGGGCCCCCGCCTCCCCGCTCTCTGTCCCGCTGGTGGGGGAGATCCCTGC CTGCTTCAGGCCCGTGTCCCGCACGGAGGCCGAGGTCCTGCTGGAGAGACACCCTGACTGCGGGAACATGCTCCTAAGACCAGGACGGGACGGCAGCTCCCTCGCCGTAACCACACGACAAGACCTCAACGG CACTGTCTGCATGTTTCTCTGCCCCTTACTGATGGTCACAACTTCACTCGTTCACtcgccctccctccctccctccctccctccctctctctctccctccgtccctccctcactcactcaccctcgcTCTCCTGTTGTCCACTCCCGAACATCTCGTCTCCTTCTGCCCCAACTGCTCCACCAGCTCGGTCTTCAGGCACTACCGGGTGACACAGAAGCCGCAGGGTGGATACATCATCGATGTGGAGAACCCCGTACGTACGGTTCCGTCTTTCCTAAACAAACAGATGCGACGTGA